One region of Pogona vitticeps strain Pit_001003342236 chromosome 1, PviZW2.1, whole genome shotgun sequence genomic DNA includes:
- the ATF3 gene encoding cyclic AMP-dependent transcription factor ATF-3: MMLQHPGQVSASEVSASAIVPCLSPPGSLIFEDFTNLTPLVKEELRFAIQNKCLSHRMPSTLDTVVVSNRPSEISILKAESAPVEDERKRRRRERNKIAAAKCRNKKKEKTECLQKESEKLETINADLKAQIEELKNEKQHLIYMLNLHRPTCIVRAQNGRTPEDERNLFIQQIKEGTLQG; this comes from the exons ATGATGCTCCAGCACCCGGGCCAGGTGTCTGCTTCCGAAGTCAGCGCATCTGCCATCGTTCCATGCTTGTCCCCTCCAGGCTCACTGATTTTTGAAGACTTCACAAATCTCACTCCACTGGTGAAAGAAGAGTTAAGATTTGCCATTCAGAATAAGTGCCTGTCCCACAGGATGCCCTCCACGCTGGACACGGTTGTGGTTTCCAATCGGCCCAGTGAAATATCCATTTTAAAAGCAGAG TCTGCACCGGTGGAAGACGAGAGGAAAAGACGACGGAGGGAAAGAAACAAGATTGCTGCAGCAAAATGTCggaataaaaagaaggaaaaaactgAATGTCTGCAGAAA GAATCAGAAAAACTGGAAACAATCAATGCAGACCTGAAGGCGCAGATCGAGGAGCTGAAGAATGAGAAACAGCACTTGATCTACATGCTGAACCTCCACAGGCCTACATGTATCGTCCGAGCCCAGAATGGTCGGACGCCAGAAGATGAGAGGAATCTCTTTATTCAACAAATCAAAGAAGGAACCTTGCAAGGCTAA